A stretch of the Nitrospirota bacterium genome encodes the following:
- a CDS encoding c(7)-type cytochrome triheme domain-containing protein, producing MMKKIFSTLFFVAVVPALAFSQAAIVKGDITFTLKNAASVTFSHDYHIKTRGVKCSACHFQTFATSGESYQMKREKLTKRDFCENCHNGMKGFDARSEKNCNRCHKQ from the coding sequence ATGATGAAGAAAATCTTCAGTACGTTGTTTTTCGTTGCAGTCGTTCCCGCCCTTGCATTCTCCCAGGCGGCCATCGTCAAGGGGGATATTACCTTTACGCTCAAGAACGCCGCGTCCGTCACCTTCAGCCATGACTACCACATAAAGACGAGGGGCGTGAAATGCTCGGCCTGCCATTTCCAGACCTTCGCCACATCCGGGGAAAGTTATCAGATGAAGCGCGAAAAGCTGACGAAGCGGGACTTTTGCGAGAATTGCCACAACGGAATGAAAGGGTTCGACGCCAGGTCGGAAAAGAACTGCAACCGGTGTCACAAACAATAA
- a CDS encoding cytochrome c3 family protein, which produces MTRIVVLLICLFCLLVPAAAFAEKVGGGDITFTPKNASPVVFSHEKHVSDKGLKCTGCHYAIFQMQQGSYKMDMSKLNKGDFCGKCHNGQKSFDVKDQKNCNRCHK; this is translated from the coding sequence ATGACACGCATTGTGGTTCTGCTTATCTGTTTATTCTGTTTGTTGGTGCCGGCGGCCGCATTCGCAGAAAAAGTCGGCGGCGGAGACATCACCTTCACACCCAAGAATGCCAGCCCGGTTGTTTTCAGCCATGAGAAGCATGTGAGTGATAAAGGCCTTAAGTGCACCGGTTGCCACTACGCAATTTTCCAGATGCAGCAGGGGTCGTACAAGATGGACATGTCAAAGCTCAACAAGGGGGACTTCTGCGGCAAGTGCCACAACGGACAGAAATCATTCGATGTCAAGGACCAGAAGAACTGCAACCGGTGCCATAAGTGA
- a CDS encoding thioredoxin family protein has translation MIDMNLLDQMQIALSRLKSPVRLILFTKDAGCETCPEALNMVRAIKARAPKLALEVYDQVMDRDKAEQYGVKQVPATVVQAGNGRRVTFYGLVQDVFLRILVDVIIGVSESRVWFPENIGRALAHLEKDVHMQVFVETDCVQCRPVAETAIGLALENDLVTTDIVIASDFPELIKKFSIKTLPKTIFGVNLHMDGHVTESEFLEMIFQAEGVQAGPERHCLVCGRSSPDIICSSCKTRIQAEAVEHKLKGERMRQDAL, from the coding sequence ATGATCGACATGAACCTGCTTGACCAGATGCAGATTGCTCTGTCCCGCCTGAAAAGCCCGGTCCGCTTGATCCTCTTCACAAAAGATGCCGGATGCGAGACCTGCCCCGAGGCGCTGAACATGGTACGCGCCATCAAGGCGCGGGCACCGAAACTTGCGCTCGAGGTGTACGACCAGGTCATGGACCGGGACAAGGCCGAACAGTACGGGGTTAAACAGGTCCCGGCGACCGTCGTGCAGGCGGGCAACGGCCGCCGGGTAACGTTCTATGGTCTTGTTCAGGACGTGTTCCTCAGGATTCTTGTCGATGTAATCATAGGAGTCTCTGAAAGCAGGGTCTGGTTCCCCGAAAACATAGGCCGGGCGCTGGCCCATCTTGAGAAGGACGTCCACATGCAGGTCTTCGTGGAAACCGATTGCGTTCAGTGCAGACCCGTGGCTGAAACAGCCATCGGCCTCGCACTCGAAAACGACCTCGTCACCACGGACATCGTCATTGCCAGTGATTTTCCTGAGCTGATAAAAAAATTCTCGATCAAGACCCTTCCGAAGACGATTTTCGGCGTGAACCTGCACATGGATGGTCATGTGACGGAGAGCGAGTTCCTTGAAATGATCTTCCAGGCCGAAGGGGTCCAGGCGGGACCGGAACGGCACTGTCTGGTCTGCGGAAGAAGCTCTCCTGATATCATCTGCTCCTCCTGCAAGACAAGGATCCAGGCCGAAGCTGTGGAGCACAAGCTGAAGGGAGAGAGGATGAGGCAGGATGCCCTGTAA
- the amrS gene encoding AmmeMemoRadiSam system radical SAM enzyme: MKQAMFQEKKEGGKVLCGLCSHRCLIPDGKRGICAVRENRDGILYSLVYDKIIAQNIDPIEKKPLFHFLPGSLSYSIAAPGCNFRCLHCQNADISQLPHERQGDLPGQPILPRAMIDSARAYRCASISYTYTEPTIYFEIAYDTSLLAAESGLKNVFVTNGYITPEALKTLAPVLHAANIDLKGFTDNFYKKICGARLQPVLDAITLYKKLGIWIEITTLVIPGHNDSEAELRGIAEFIKSVGEDIPWHVSRFHPTYKLLDQPVTPVETLHRARQIGIDAGLRYVYMGNVPGDGEDTRCWHCTKTIVKRTGFNVQENRIVDGKCSYCGSVIDGAWG, translated from the coding sequence GTGAAACAGGCCATGTTCCAGGAGAAAAAAGAGGGTGGCAAGGTTCTTTGCGGCCTGTGCAGTCACCGTTGTCTGATTCCCGACGGGAAGCGCGGCATCTGTGCGGTTCGTGAAAACCGCGACGGCATCCTCTACAGCCTCGTCTACGACAAGATCATCGCCCAGAACATCGACCCTATCGAAAAGAAACCCCTGTTCCATTTCCTTCCCGGGAGCCTTTCCTACTCAATAGCCGCGCCCGGATGCAACTTCCGCTGCCTCCACTGCCAGAATGCGGACATCTCCCAGCTGCCCCACGAACGGCAGGGAGATCTGCCGGGACAGCCCATTCTACCCCGCGCCATGATCGATTCTGCCCGGGCGTATCGATGCGCAAGCATCTCGTATACGTACACAGAGCCTACGATCTATTTTGAGATCGCCTATGATACCTCGCTGCTGGCAGCGGAGAGCGGTCTCAAGAACGTCTTCGTTACCAACGGGTATATCACCCCGGAAGCGCTGAAGACCCTCGCTCCTGTTCTTCATGCGGCGAATATCGATCTGAAGGGTTTTACGGACAACTTCTATAAAAAAATATGCGGTGCCCGGCTGCAGCCCGTGCTGGACGCGATCACGCTGTACAAAAAGCTTGGCATCTGGATCGAGATCACGACCCTGGTTATCCCGGGACACAATGATTCAGAAGCAGAGCTTAGAGGGATCGCGGAATTCATCAAATCGGTGGGGGAGGATATCCCCTGGCACGTCTCGCGCTTTCACCCGACCTACAAGCTGCTCGATCAGCCGGTGACGCCCGTGGAAACCCTGCACCGGGCGAGGCAGATCGGCATCGACGCGGGGCTGCGGTACGTCTATATGGGCAATGTGCCGGGTGACGGCGAGGACACCCGCTGCTGGCATTGCACGAAAACGATCGTGAAGCGGACCGGATTCAACGTGCAGGAGAACAGGATTGTAGATGGGAAATGCTCATATTGCGGATCAGTGATCGATGGGGCGTGGGGCTGA
- a CDS encoding c(7)-type cytochrome triheme domain-containing protein, with protein MRRAFSACLVVALVLLPLFVQGKVGGGDVEYKPKGAGHVLFQHEYHVNLKGAKCNNCHYKPFSMSGGGSYKMDMKMLTKGDFCGLCHDGKKAFDLKSPRNCKRCHRE; from the coding sequence ATGAGAAGGGCGTTTTCCGCCTGTCTTGTTGTTGCTCTTGTTCTGCTGCCCCTGTTCGTCCAGGGAAAAGTCGGTGGTGGTGATGTGGAGTACAAGCCGAAGGGCGCCGGACATGTGTTGTTCCAGCATGAGTACCATGTGAACCTGAAGGGTGCGAAGTGCAACAACTGTCACTACAAGCCCTTCTCGATGTCGGGGGGCGGCTCCTACAAGATGGACATGAAAATGCTCACCAAGGGTGACTTCTGCGGTCTCTGCCATGACGGGAAAAAGGCGTTTGACCTCAAGTCCCCGAGGAACTGCAAGCGGTGTCACAGGGAGTAA